The Sporocytophaga myxococcoides genome contains a region encoding:
- the groL gene encoding chaperonin GroEL (60 kDa chaperone family; promotes refolding of misfolded polypeptides especially under stressful conditions; forms two stacked rings of heptamers to form a barrel-shaped 14mer; ends can be capped by GroES; misfolded proteins enter the barrel where they are refolded when GroES binds), with translation MAKNIFFDTEAREKLKKGVDALADAVKVTLGPKGRNVILDKKFGAPTVTKDGVSVAKDIELKEPIENMGAQLVKEVASKTADAAGDGTTTATVLAQAIFNAGIKNVAAGANPMDLKRGIDKAVEAIVADLKKQSKKIESSQEVAQVATISANNDEEIGKMIANAMDKVGKDGVITVEEAKGTETEVKIVEGMQFDRGYLSPYFVTNADKMEADLDNPFILIYDKKISSMKELLPVLEQVVQTGKPLLIIAEDLDGEALATLVVNKIRGALKIAAVKAPGFGDRRKAMLEDIAALTGGTVISEERGFKLDNATLDFLGTAEKIIVDKDNTTIVNGAGQKEEIKARVNQIKAQIESTTSDYDKEKLQERLAKLSGGVAILYVGAATEVEMKEKKDRVDDALHATRAAVEEGVIPGGGVALIRASAALDNLKLSHEDQITGVQIIRTAIEAPLRTIVFNAGLEGSVIVQKVKEGQGDYGYNARDDRYENMFAAGILDPTKVTRLALENAASIAALLLTTECVVADQPEDKAAPAMPHMGGGMGGMM, from the coding sequence ATGGCAAAAAATATATTTTTCGATACAGAAGCCAGAGAAAAACTGAAAAAAGGTGTAGATGCATTGGCTGACGCTGTAAAGGTGACATTAGGACCAAAAGGAAGAAATGTAATCCTTGACAAAAAATTCGGTGCTCCAACAGTTACCAAAGATGGTGTTTCTGTTGCTAAAGACATTGAATTAAAAGAACCAATCGAAAATATGGGTGCACAACTTGTAAAAGAAGTTGCATCTAAAACAGCTGATGCTGCTGGTGATGGTACTACTACTGCTACTGTGCTTGCTCAGGCAATTTTCAACGCTGGTATTAAAAACGTAGCAGCAGGTGCAAACCCAATGGATCTTAAAAGAGGTATCGACAAAGCTGTAGAAGCTATCGTTGCTGATCTGAAAAAACAATCTAAAAAAATCGAAAGCTCTCAGGAAGTAGCTCAGGTTGCTACCATCTCTGCCAACAACGATGAGGAAATTGGTAAAATGATTGCCAATGCTATGGATAAAGTTGGCAAAGACGGAGTTATCACTGTAGAAGAAGCTAAAGGTACTGAGACAGAAGTAAAGATCGTTGAAGGTATGCAATTCGACAGAGGATACCTTTCTCCTTACTTTGTAACCAATGCAGATAAAATGGAAGCTGATCTTGACAATCCTTTCATCCTTATCTATGACAAGAAGATCTCTTCAATGAAAGAATTGCTTCCAGTATTGGAACAAGTAGTTCAAACAGGAAAACCATTGTTGATTATTGCTGAGGATCTTGATGGAGAAGCTCTTGCTACTCTTGTTGTAAACAAGATCAGAGGTGCGTTGAAAATTGCTGCTGTAAAAGCTCCAGGATTTGGAGACAGAAGAAAAGCAATGCTTGAGGATATCGCGGCATTAACAGGTGGAACTGTAATCTCTGAAGAAAGAGGATTCAAACTAGACAACGCTACTCTTGATTTCTTAGGTACTGCTGAAAAAATCATTGTTGACAAAGACAATACTACAATTGTTAACGGTGCAGGTCAAAAAGAAGAAATCAAAGCAAGAGTTAATCAAATCAAAGCTCAGATCGAATCTACTACATCTGACTATGATAAAGAAAAACTTCAGGAAAGACTTGCTAAGCTTTCAGGTGGTGTAGCTATCCTTTATGTAGGTGCCGCTACTGAAGTTGAAATGAAAGAGAAAAAAGACAGAGTTGATGATGCATTACATGCAACAAGAGCTGCTGTTGAAGAAGGCGTTATCCCTGGTGGTGGTGTAGCTCTTATCAGAGCTAGTGCAGCACTTGATAATTTAAAACTATCTCACGAAGATCAGATTACAGGTGTACAAATTATCAGAACTGCAATCGAAGCTCCATTAAGAACTATCGTATTCAACGCAGGTCTTGAAGGTTCTGTAATCGTTCAGAAAGTAAAAGAAGGACAAGGTGATTATGGATACAATGCACGTGATGACAGATATGAAAACATGTTTGCTGCTGGTATCCTTGACCCAACCAAAGTTACAAGATTAGCTCTTGAGAACGCTGCTTCAATTGCTGCTCTTCTTCTTACTACTGAGTGTGTTGTTGCAGATCAGCCGGAAGATAAAGCTGCTCCTGCAATGCCTCACATGGGCGGCGGAATGGGCGGAATGATGTAA
- a CDS encoding co-chaperone GroES gives MSNNLSIKPLADRVLIQPAPAEEKTASGIIIPDTAKEKPQRGSVVAIGTGKKDEPLTVKVGDTVLYGKYSGTEITIDGKEYLMMREADIFAVL, from the coding sequence ATGAGTAACAACTTAAGCATCAAGCCACTAGCAGACAGAGTTTTAATCCAACCTGCTCCTGCTGAAGAAAAAACAGCTTCTGGTATCATTATTCCTGATACAGCTAAAGAAAAACCTCAAAGAGGATCTGTAGTTGCTATCGGAACAGGAAAAAAAGATGAGCCTCTGACTGTAAAAGTAGGAGATACTGTTCTTTATGGTAAATATTCAGGCACTGAGATCACCATAGATGGCAAAGAGTATCTTATGATGCGCGAAGCTGATATTTTCGCAGTTCTTTAA
- the secG gene encoding preprotein translocase subunit SecG has translation MEIFITVLIFIACFFLVVLVLAQNSKGGGLSGNFAGGSTQFMGVKKTGDLLEKLTWGFAIGLVVLCLGVNLLYKNNIEENDGGINSVNVERAQEGNKLMPKAPGEGQEKVPATNDSAQ, from the coding sequence ATGGAAATCTTTATCACGGTTTTAATATTTATAGCCTGTTTTTTCCTTGTTGTTCTGGTACTTGCACAAAATTCTAAAGGTGGTGGGCTTTCCGGAAACTTTGCAGGTGGTTCTACTCAATTTATGGGAGTTAAAAAAACTGGGGATTTGCTTGAAAAATTAACCTGGGGGTTTGCAATAGGCCTGGTTGTTCTTTGTCTTGGCGTCAATCTTCTTTATAAAAACAATATAGAAGAAAATGATGGAGGCATTAACAGCGTGAATGTGGAAAGAGCTCAGGAAGGAAATAAATTAATGCCTAAAGCGCCGGGTGAAGGTCAGGAAAAAGTTCCTGCAACAAATGATTCGGCTCAATAA
- a CDS encoding LptE family protein, with protein sequence MNKFSSAINLFRLSIKALMLVLILSFLTGCGVYSFTDGRIPPEVKNISILNFPNDAGNGPPNLSQSFTEKLRSYYQQNSNLVLVKSNGDWQLEGRIVGYNVTPVGVQSNEIAGINRLVIKIEVKFINTLDEKASFTNVFTSPPTSGDFPANQTLSQVEGSLVNKMLDQIVLDIFTKTTSNW encoded by the coding sequence ATGAATAAATTTTCCTCTGCCATAAATCTGTTCAGATTAAGCATCAAAGCTCTTATGCTGGTTTTGATTCTTTCTTTTCTTACAGGATGTGGTGTATATTCCTTTACTGATGGAAGAATTCCTCCGGAAGTCAAAAATATTTCTATCCTGAATTTTCCAAATGACGCAGGTAATGGCCCTCCTAATCTTTCTCAAAGTTTCACCGAAAAATTAAGAAGCTATTATCAGCAAAACTCTAATCTTGTTTTAGTAAAAAGCAATGGAGACTGGCAACTGGAAGGACGAATCGTTGGTTATAACGTTACACCAGTTGGTGTTCAGTCAAATGAAATTGCAGGAATCAACAGATTGGTTATAAAAATTGAAGTAAAATTTATTAATACATTGGATGAAAAAGCCAGTTTCACCAATGTCTTCACCAGCCCTCCTACAAGTGGCGACTTTCCTGCCAATCAGACGTTATCACAGGTAGAAGGATCATTAGTTAATAAGATGCTGGACCAGATAGTATTGGATATCTTTACAAAAACCACTTCCAACTGGTAA
- a CDS encoding sigma-54 interaction domain-containing protein, with product MNLNEEIQSVKQRFGIIGNAPVLNHAIQVAIQVAPTDMTVLITGESGSGKESFSKIIHSLSARKHGQFIAINCGAIPEGTIDSELFGHEKGSFTGAHEARKGYFEVTNGGTIFLDEIGEMPVGTQARLLRVLENGEFIKVGSSKVQKTNVRVVAATNVDLFEAVEKRKFREDLYYRLNTVPIFVPPLRDREGDKELLFRKFASDFADKYKVQPIRLNDEAKVALNNFRFPGNIRQLKNIVEQISVLETNRDITKETLLKYLPEPHSGIPAVYNKDKNKTDDFSERDILYKILFDMKKDMTELKKLVFELLQNENYGSQMIKDHPDLFTGITEEVYPREQRQAKFLLPPTTEEHIHDHAPIEIEKIEDAIQEPEEESLSLEDKEKEMILKALKRNHNKRKNAARDLGISERTLYRKLKQYEIEE from the coding sequence GTGAATCTGAATGAAGAAATACAAAGCGTAAAACAAAGATTTGGGATTATTGGTAATGCTCCTGTTTTAAATCATGCGATACAGGTTGCTATTCAGGTTGCACCCACCGACATGACTGTTTTAATCACCGGAGAAAGTGGAAGCGGAAAAGAATCCTTTTCTAAAATAATACATTCCTTAAGCGCACGCAAACATGGACAATTTATTGCCATCAATTGTGGAGCAATTCCCGAAGGAACCATAGATTCAGAACTATTTGGTCATGAGAAAGGCTCTTTTACCGGAGCTCATGAGGCGAGAAAGGGATATTTCGAGGTGACCAACGGTGGTACAATTTTTTTGGATGAAATCGGTGAAATGCCTGTGGGCACACAAGCCAGACTACTAAGAGTACTTGAAAACGGAGAATTTATAAAAGTTGGCTCTTCCAAAGTACAAAAGACTAATGTAAGAGTAGTAGCTGCAACCAACGTAGACCTGTTTGAGGCTGTGGAGAAAAGAAAGTTTCGGGAAGACCTTTATTACAGACTGAATACGGTACCTATCTTCGTACCTCCATTAAGGGATCGTGAAGGCGATAAAGAGTTACTATTTAGAAAATTTGCTTCAGATTTTGCCGATAAATATAAAGTGCAGCCAATCAGACTCAATGATGAAGCAAAGGTTGCACTTAATAATTTTCGCTTTCCTGGTAATATTCGTCAGCTTAAAAATATAGTAGAGCAGATTTCCGTTCTTGAAACTAACAGAGATATCACTAAAGAAACTTTATTAAAATACCTACCTGAGCCTCACAGTGGTATTCCTGCCGTTTACAATAAAGACAAGAATAAAACAGATGATTTTTCAGAAAGAGATATTTTGTATAAAATTCTCTTTGACATGAAGAAAGACATGACAGAGTTAAAAAAACTGGTTTTTGAACTTCTTCAAAATGAAAATTATGGTTCACAAATGATCAAAGATCATCCTGATCTCTTTACTGGTATTACCGAAGAGGTCTATCCCAGAGAACAACGCCAGGCTAAATTTCTGCTACCTCCTACTACAGAAGAGCACATACATGACCATGCTCCAATTGAAATTGAAAAAATAGAGGATGCAATACAAGAGCCGGAAGAAGAATCTCTTTCACTTGAAGACAAGGAAAAAGAAATGATTTTAAAGGCACTTAAAAGAAATCATAATAAAAGAAAAAATGCTGCACGTGACCTTGGCATTTCCGAACGTACACTGTACAGGAAATTAAAGCAGTATGAAATCGAAGAATAA
- the miaB gene encoding tRNA (N6-isopentenyl adenosine(37)-C2)-methylthiotransferase MiaB: MEDRINHKESMTAEEKAACDLPRISLEQNTGNKRKLYIESYGCQMNFSDSEIVTSIMHKNGFDTTNSMELADVIFINTCSIRENAEQKVRNRLAQFNALKKRKRSLTIGVLGCMAERLKAKFLEEEKIVDLVIGPDAYRDLPNLMAEADEGNKAVNVFLSKEETYADISPVRLNSNGVSAFVSIMRGCDNMCSFCVVPFTRGRERSRDPHSIIKETIELVEQGYKEVTLLGQNVDSYKWQSEDGSEKVNFAQLLEKVALISPDLRVRFSTSHPKDITDEVLYTIKKYENICNYIHLPVQSGNSRVLDLMNRTYTREWYLDRVKAIRNIIGEDCGISSDMITGFCTETEEEHQETLSLMEEVKFHFAYMFAYSERPGTLAQKKYADDIPEETKMRRLNEVINLQQEHSLYRNKEALGKVHKVLVEGESKKSNLEYKGRNSENTVVVFPKGDCKMGDYVNVLVTDCSLATLFGEIIEIIPSSTKISN, encoded by the coding sequence ATGGAAGACAGGATCAATCATAAGGAATCAATGACAGCAGAGGAAAAAGCCGCCTGTGATTTACCTAGAATTAGCCTTGAACAAAATACAGGTAATAAAAGAAAATTATATATAGAAAGCTACGGCTGCCAGATGAATTTCTCTGACAGCGAAATTGTAACTTCTATTATGCATAAAAATGGTTTTGATACAACCAACAGCATGGAACTTGCTGATGTGATCTTTATAAATACCTGTTCGATCAGAGAAAATGCTGAACAAAAGGTAAGAAACCGTCTTGCCCAATTCAATGCTTTGAAAAAAAGAAAGCGATCTCTGACAATCGGAGTATTAGGATGCATGGCGGAAAGGTTAAAAGCTAAATTCCTGGAAGAAGAAAAAATTGTTGATCTGGTAATAGGACCAGATGCTTATAGAGATCTTCCAAATTTAATGGCCGAGGCAGATGAAGGTAATAAAGCTGTTAATGTCTTTTTATCAAAAGAAGAAACTTATGCGGATATCAGTCCTGTAAGGTTAAATTCAAATGGCGTCAGTGCATTCGTTTCCATTATGCGGGGCTGCGACAACATGTGTTCATTTTGTGTCGTTCCCTTTACAAGGGGACGTGAACGCAGCAGAGACCCTCATTCTATAATAAAAGAAACTATAGAACTTGTAGAACAAGGGTATAAAGAAGTTACCCTTCTTGGTCAGAATGTAGATTCTTACAAATGGCAGTCTGAGGATGGAAGTGAAAAGGTAAACTTTGCTCAGTTACTTGAAAAAGTAGCGCTTATCAGCCCTGATCTGAGAGTCAGATTTTCAACTTCACACCCCAAAGATATTACAGATGAAGTACTTTATACAATCAAAAAGTATGAAAACATCTGTAACTACATACACCTGCCTGTTCAGAGCGGTAACAGCAGAGTACTTGACCTAATGAACCGTACTTACACCAGAGAATGGTACCTTGACAGAGTAAAAGCCATCAGAAATATCATTGGAGAAGACTGTGGCATATCATCTGATATGATTACGGGCTTCTGCACAGAGACAGAAGAGGAACATCAGGAAACATTATCCCTCATGGAAGAAGTAAAGTTTCATTTTGCTTATATGTTTGCATACTCTGAAAGGCCGGGTACTCTTGCTCAGAAAAAGTATGCCGATGATATTCCGGAAGAGACTAAAATGAGGCGTCTTAATGAGGTAATCAACCTGCAGCAAGAACATTCTTTATATAGAAACAAAGAAGCTCTGGGTAAAGTACACAAAGTGCTCGTGGAAGGAGAATCAAAAAAATCAAATCTGGAATATAAAGGCAGGAATTCTGAAAATACAGTTGTGGTGTTTCCTAAAGGAGACTGCAAAATGGGTGATTACGTGAACGTCCTTGTAACAGACTGTTCACTTGCCACTCTTTTTGGGGAAATTATAGAAATAATTCCCTCTTCAACAAAAATCAGTAATTAA
- a CDS encoding L,D-transpeptidase family protein has product MKSKHLLFLLFTFISIIILSCKGKVNSQKKVHTVKLPGIERTDENLINLYFQNQPEDTIWREDILTFYKNRNYKLAWSYKGKFIPQANYVINMIKNIDEEGFSMECFPTNDIWHHYIQLSDYQKSILPEHIKAREEFDIFLSITFFKYARKIWAGINNPEKYDWFITKKTINERELLMSILKAELDSTFSASKFHPLHRQYKLLKETLIQYRKIARQGGWGNITKSTYKIKPGDTSSIIKQLRYRLAFESKVLKADTSNYFDSTLVFALKKFQFCHGLETTGILDSYTIDELNIPVEKRILQISANMERWRWLPEKGSDLYLAINIPEFALHVYEENKHAWQMNVIVGKTLSHTPIFSNEIQFLVFNPSWNVPKSIAVKELLPLQKKDPAYLTRNNMQVFMSNKLNTPIHPDSIIWHSINEQNFNLTFIQTPGPENPLGKVKFLFPNTFDVYLHDTPAKHLFTQKERGFSHGCIRLEEPMKLAQYLLEKQGMWKEKEINKLLEMDKEVYMKLKKKVPVYIVYFTTWMDSNENVHFRKDIYGLDQKLIDELNF; this is encoded by the coding sequence GTGAAATCAAAGCATTTATTATTTCTACTTTTCACTTTCATTAGTATTATTATATTATCCTGTAAGGGAAAAGTAAACTCTCAAAAAAAAGTTCATACTGTTAAACTACCTGGAATTGAGAGAACAGACGAGAATCTAATAAATCTTTATTTTCAAAATCAGCCCGAAGATACCATCTGGAGAGAAGATATACTTACTTTTTATAAAAATAGAAATTACAAACTTGCATGGTCATATAAAGGAAAATTCATTCCTCAGGCAAACTACGTAATCAATATGATTAAGAATATTGATGAAGAAGGATTTTCTATGGAATGCTTTCCTACCAATGATATCTGGCATCATTATATTCAGCTTTCTGACTACCAGAAGTCTATACTCCCTGAACACATTAAGGCAAGAGAAGAGTTTGACATATTCCTTTCCATAACTTTTTTTAAATATGCACGGAAGATCTGGGCAGGTATTAATAATCCCGAAAAGTACGATTGGTTTATCACAAAAAAAACAATAAACGAAAGAGAACTCCTTATGTCCATTCTCAAAGCAGAGCTGGACAGCACTTTTTCTGCATCTAAATTTCATCCTTTGCATAGACAATACAAACTACTAAAGGAAACCCTTATTCAATACAGAAAAATAGCTCGTCAAGGGGGCTGGGGTAATATTACCAAGAGCACTTATAAAATTAAACCCGGCGATACTTCTTCAATCATAAAACAACTACGCTATCGTCTTGCATTCGAAAGCAAAGTATTAAAAGCTGATACAAGCAATTATTTTGACTCAACTCTGGTATTTGCTTTAAAAAAATTCCAGTTCTGCCACGGCCTTGAAACTACAGGTATTTTGGACTCTTACACTATAGATGAATTGAATATTCCGGTTGAAAAAAGAATTTTACAAATTTCAGCCAATATGGAAAGATGGAGATGGCTACCGGAAAAAGGAAGTGATTTGTATCTCGCCATAAATATTCCAGAATTTGCACTACATGTATATGAAGAAAATAAACACGCATGGCAAATGAATGTCATTGTAGGAAAGACATTATCACATACACCAATATTTTCAAATGAAATTCAGTTTCTGGTATTTAATCCTTCCTGGAATGTACCAAAAAGTATTGCGGTTAAAGAATTACTTCCGTTGCAGAAAAAAGATCCCGCATATCTAACCAGAAACAATATGCAGGTATTTATGAGCAATAAACTAAATACCCCTATTCATCCAGATAGCATAATATGGCATTCGATCAATGAACAAAACTTCAATTTAACCTTTATACAAACTCCAGGACCTGAAAATCCTCTTGGTAAGGTGAAATTCTTATTCCCTAATACTTTCGACGTTTACCTTCACGACACGCCAGCAAAACACCTTTTCACACAGAAGGAAAGAGGATTTAGTCATGGTTGCATTCGTCTGGAAGAACCGATGAAACTGGCTCAATACCTTCTAGAAAAACAAGGCATGTGGAAAGAGAAAGAAATTAACAAACTCCTCGAAATGGATAAGGAAGTATATATGAAACTCAAGAAAAAAGTACCTGTTTACATTGTATACTTCACGACCTGGATGGATAGCAACGAAAATGTCCATTTCCGAAAAGATATTTATGGTCTGGATCAGAAACTTATAGATGAATTGAACTTTTAA
- a CDS encoding L,D-transpeptidase family protein: MKILSIVFLLLFLNSCDSKKTTTFQRDYNDSVSFNILLPEQNKISDSDIKKFIKKHPEYQPYQKKLEKFYIRRNFQPAWSKDYKFIPQAQMLINYLNHMNKHGLKTDSANIMALKEAIKKSNETQWFRLKDKQETFINTDILLSASFFKDSKKIWRGHFKNDDLENLWKIKHKKIKYGRTLDSILSSGANDPFTEFEPLHKDYKELKAVLNKYTEIAGNGGWPEVTPQGKVLIKGDIDSEIIHLRKRLYLSGDISHFEDNKTFDQELEQAVKHFQYRHKLKEDGIVKGETLKEMNIPIEDRIEQISINMERWRWVPEEPSEKYILVNIPEFKMHVFEKNSEIYNMKVIVGKSGAYTPIFSDQIEKIVINPSWIVPAKIATTELVPMIKRDTSILSKQNIEIYTDYSFNTMVNPDTIDWLTLDTRKFNYVLKQKSNFYNPLGHIKFLFPNEYDIYLHDTPSDYLFEESERNFSHGCIRIEDPIWLASYLLKDEPQWNKKKLYEAIYRQEEKSILLKKKLPVFILYFTTWVDETGTIHFLKDIYDHDKQLKSILESKE; the protein is encoded by the coding sequence ATGAAGATATTATCGATAGTTTTTCTCTTACTTTTTTTGAATTCCTGTGATTCTAAAAAAACAACTACATTTCAAAGGGATTACAATGATAGCGTATCTTTCAACATCCTATTGCCAGAACAAAACAAGATCTCCGATTCTGATATAAAAAAATTCATAAAAAAACACCCCGAATACCAGCCGTATCAAAAAAAACTTGAGAAATTCTACATACGAAGAAACTTCCAGCCTGCCTGGTCTAAAGATTACAAATTCATTCCTCAGGCCCAGATGCTGATAAACTACCTTAACCATATGAACAAACATGGCCTGAAAACAGATAGCGCCAATATAATGGCGTTAAAAGAAGCCATAAAAAAAAGTAATGAAACGCAATGGTTCAGATTGAAAGACAAGCAGGAGACCTTTATTAATACGGATATCCTATTATCTGCATCCTTTTTCAAGGATTCCAAAAAAATATGGAGAGGTCATTTCAAGAATGATGACTTGGAAAACTTATGGAAAATCAAACACAAAAAAATCAAGTATGGAAGGACCCTTGATTCCATTCTGTCTTCAGGCGCTAATGATCCTTTCACTGAATTTGAGCCCTTACACAAAGATTATAAAGAGCTGAAGGCTGTATTAAATAAATATACAGAAATTGCCGGAAATGGCGGATGGCCCGAGGTAACCCCTCAAGGCAAGGTATTAATTAAAGGGGATATTGATTCAGAAATTATACACTTAAGAAAACGGCTTTACCTTTCTGGTGATATTAGTCACTTTGAAGATAACAAAACATTTGATCAAGAACTTGAACAAGCAGTAAAGCATTTTCAATACAGACACAAACTGAAAGAGGATGGTATTGTAAAAGGTGAAACCCTTAAAGAGATGAACATTCCCATTGAGGATAGAATAGAGCAAATCAGTATCAATATGGAACGCTGGAGATGGGTACCTGAAGAACCTTCTGAAAAATACATACTCGTAAATATTCCTGAATTTAAAATGCATGTTTTCGAAAAGAACTCTGAGATTTACAATATGAAAGTTATTGTAGGAAAAAGTGGAGCCTACACCCCTATATTCAGTGACCAGATAGAAAAAATTGTTATTAACCCTTCCTGGATTGTCCCTGCTAAAATCGCTACAACAGAGCTTGTACCAATGATTAAAAGAGATACAAGTATACTTTCAAAACAAAATATTGAAATTTATACAGATTACTCATTCAATACAATGGTTAATCCTGACACAATAGATTGGCTCACTCTTGACACCCGAAAATTCAATTATGTACTGAAACAAAAATCAAACTTCTATAACCCATTAGGACATATAAAATTTTTATTTCCCAACGAATACGACATATACCTGCATGATACTCCATCAGATTACCTCTTCGAAGAAAGTGAAAGAAACTTTAGTCACGGTTGCATAAGAATTGAAGATCCTATCTGGCTTGCTTCTTATCTCTTGAAAGATGAACCTCAGTGGAATAAGAAGAAGTTGTATGAAGCAATATACAGGCAAGAAGAAAAATCGATTTTATTAAAGAAAAAGTTACCTGTCTTCATCCTTTATTTTACTACATGGGTTGATGAAACAGGAACCATTCACTTCCTGAAAGACATTTATGATCATGACAAACAGCTCAAATCGATTCTGGAATCAAAAGAATAA
- a CDS encoding PAS domain-containing protein, giving the protein MKDNIFDSDKAFTIETLKELKKLILEEQNIKPENKTKIFEMLQEVDFILGKYDTIYEEMVDVFSSMALHDFSKRLPTDIGFKHDFLSFLTLGINMINEQLAENSFSKQGVHKVIEVMENKDRVIFITGINGNIFFANSTAKDLTDFKEESLIGQKIETLIENYCNIEELMLWDGSLNNIPIHFRWNGSLISSVLNVSLIMQSGRVENIIYLIKLKA; this is encoded by the coding sequence ATGAAGGATAATATTTTTGATTCGGACAAAGCATTTACAATTGAAACTTTAAAAGAGTTAAAAAAGCTGATCCTTGAAGAACAAAACATCAAACCTGAGAATAAAACAAAAATTTTTGAGATGCTTCAGGAAGTTGATTTTATTCTAGGGAAATATGATACTATTTATGAGGAAATGGTAGATGTATTTTCTTCTATGGCTTTACATGATTTCAGTAAAAGACTGCCGACTGATATTGGCTTTAAGCATGATTTTTTAAGCTTCCTGACCTTAGGAATAAATATGATAAATGAGCAGCTGGCGGAAAATTCCTTTTCCAAACAAGGAGTTCACAAGGTTATCGAAGTAATGGAAAATAAAGACAGGGTTATTTTCATTACAGGAATAAATGGGAATATATTTTTTGCCAATTCAACCGCTAAAGACCTGACAGATTTTAAAGAAGAGTCTTTGATAGGACAAAAGATTGAGACTTTAATTGAAAACTATTGTAATATTGAAGAGCTGATGTTGTGGGATGGAAGTCTAAATAATATTCCAATTCATTTTCGCTGGAATGGGAGTTTAATATCTTCCGTATTGAATGTTTCATTAATTATGCAATCAGGAAGAGTTGAAAATATTATTTATTTAATAAAGTTAAAAGCTTAA